TAATGAAGATGAAACGCCAGTTGCAACAATCAATGATGATGATGCAGTTATCTTCTATAACTTCCGTCCAGACCGCGCAATTCAAATTGCACGTGTATTTACAAATGAAGACTTCCGTGAGTTCGATCGTGGTGAAAAAGTACCTCACATTCCAGAATTCGTTTGTATGACACACTTTAGTGAAACAGTAGATGGTTACGTGGCATTCAAGCCAATGAACCTTGATAACACATTAGGTGAAGTTGTTGCGCAAGCGGGATTAAAACAACTTCGCATCGCGGAAACTGAAAAGTATCCGCACGTTACATTCTTCTTTAGCGGTGGTCGTGAGGCTGAATTCCCAGGAGAAGAGCGTATCTTAATTAACTCACCTAAGGTTGCAACTTATGACTTGAAACCTGAAATGAGCATTTACGAAGTAACCGACGCTTTAGTAAATGAAATCGAAAATGATAAACATGATGTTATCATTCTTAACTTTGCAAACTGTGATATGGTTGGCCATTCTGGGATGATGGAACCAACAATTAAAGCAGTAGAAGCAACTGACGAATGTTTAGGAAAAGTTGTAGAAGCGATTCTTGCAAAAGATGGTGTAGCACTTATTACTGCTGACCATGGTAATGCTGATCAAGAGTTAACTCCTGACGGTGGGCCAATGACAGCTCATACAACGAACCCGGTTCCTTTCATCGTTACGAAAAATGATGTTGAATTACGTGAAGATGGCATCTTAGGAGATATCGCTCCAACAATGCTTACACTTCTAAATGTTGAACAACCGAAAGAAATGACAGGTAAAACAATTATTAAATAATTAAATTGCACATATAAAAGGAGAGAAAATATTATGTCAACAATTATTGATGTTTATGCTCGCGAAGTCCTAGACTCTCGTGGTAACCCAACTGTAGAAGTAGAAGTTTACACAGAAAGTGGCGCATTCGGACGCGCTATCGTACCAAGTGGTGCATCTACTGGTGAGCACGAAGCAGTAGAATTACGTGACGGTGACAAATCTCGTTACCTTGGTAAAGGTGTTGTTAACGCAGTAAACAACGTTAACGAAATTATCGCTCCAGAAATCGTTGGTTTCGACGTAACTGATCAAGCTGGTATCGACAACGCTATGATCGAATTAGATGGCACTCCAAACAAAGGTAAATTAGGCGCTAACGCTATCCTTGGTGTATCTATGGCAGTAGCTCACGCAGCAGCTGACTTTGTAGGTCTTCCATTATACCGTTACCTTGGTGGATTCAATGCAAAACAATTACCAACTCCAATGATGAACATCATCAACGGTGGTTCTCACGCTGATAACAACGTTGACTTCCAAGAGTTCATGATCTTACCAGTTGGTGCTCCAACATTCAAAGAATCAATCCGTATGGGTGCTGAAGTATTCCATGCATTAAAAGCTGTATTACATGACAAAGGTCTTAACACTGCAGTAGGTGACGAAGGTGGATTCGCTCCAAACCTTGGTTCTAACCGTGAAGCATTAGAAGTAATCATCGAAGCTATCGAAAAAGCTGGTTACAAAGCTGGCGAAAACGTATTCTTAGGAATGGACGTTGCTTCTTCTGAGTTCTACAACAAAGAAACTGGTAAATACGATCTTACAGGCGAAGGCCGCAGCATGACTTCTGCAGAAATGGTTGATTTCTACGAAGGTCTTTGCAACGACTTCCCAATCATCTCTATCGAAGATGGTTTAGACGAAAACGACTGGGATGGCCACAAATTATTAACTGACCGTCTTGGCAAAAAAGTTCAATTAGTTGGTGACGATTTATTCGTAACGAACACTCAAAAACTTGCTGAAGGTATCGAAAAAGGTATCTCTAACTCAATCTTAATTAAAGTTAACCAAATCGGTACTTTAACTGAGACTTTCGAAGCAATCGAAATGGCTAAACGTGCTGG
This sequence is a window from Bacillus pseudomycoides DSM 12442. Protein-coding genes within it:
- the gpmI gene encoding 2,3-bisphosphoglycerate-independent phosphoglycerate mutase → MRKPTALIILDGFGLREETYGNAVAQAKKPNFDGYWNKFPHTTLTACGEAVGLPEGQMGNSEVGHLNIGAGRVVYQSLTRVNVAIREGEFDKNETFQNAIKSVKEKGTALHLFGLLSDGGVHSHMNHMFALLRLAAKEGVEKVYIHAFLDGRDVGPQTAKGYIDATNEVIKETGVGQFATISGRYYSMDRDKRWDRVEKCYRAMVNGEGPTYKSAHECVEDSYANGIYDEFVLPSVIVNEDETPVATINDDDAVIFYNFRPDRAIQIARVFTNEDFREFDRGEKVPHIPEFVCMTHFSETVDGYVAFKPMNLDNTLGEVVAQAGLKQLRIAETEKYPHVTFFFSGGREAEFPGEERILINSPKVATYDLKPEMSIYEVTDALVNEIENDKHDVIILNFANCDMVGHSGMMEPTIKAVEATDECLGKVVEAILAKDGVALITADHGNADQELTPDGGPMTAHTTNPVPFIVTKNDVELREDGILGDIAPTMLTLLNVEQPKEMTGKTIIK
- the eno gene encoding phosphopyruvate hydratase; its protein translation is MSTIIDVYAREVLDSRGNPTVEVEVYTESGAFGRAIVPSGASTGEHEAVELRDGDKSRYLGKGVVNAVNNVNEIIAPEIVGFDVTDQAGIDNAMIELDGTPNKGKLGANAILGVSMAVAHAAADFVGLPLYRYLGGFNAKQLPTPMMNIINGGSHADNNVDFQEFMILPVGAPTFKESIRMGAEVFHALKAVLHDKGLNTAVGDEGGFAPNLGSNREALEVIIEAIEKAGYKAGENVFLGMDVASSEFYNKETGKYDLTGEGRSMTSAEMVDFYEGLCNDFPIISIEDGLDENDWDGHKLLTDRLGKKVQLVGDDLFVTNTQKLAEGIEKGISNSILIKVNQIGTLTETFEAIEMAKRAGYTAVVSHRSGETEDATIADIAVATNAGQIKTGSMSRTDRIAKYNQLLRIEDELGEIAVYDGLKSFYNLKK